The genomic DNA TGCTTAATTCCCATGttcatctcttaaaaaaaaaaaccagttaGATGTATCACTTGAAATCCTTCCTGCAAACGTTCATCTGGATACCACTTGTtggaaatttaggtcttaaTATAAAACAGATTTCATAGAACATGTTCAACAATTAAgaatcaatagcggaagcaaacaaaacattgaacatgaatATGAACGGATCTaatgacatgtttgatttatcaaggatgttaagaattagggtattaGGAATACCTGGAGATGAAGCTTTCATGGCAGCCCTCTCAACAACAACGATAAAGAGAGGAGGTGATCTGGAGATGAAGCTTTCATGGCAGCCCTTTCAACAACAACGATAAAGAGAGGAGGTGATCTGAaacaaacatcaacatcaacacggTTAGCGGCGGCTaatttggttcttcctcaaccaGTACCTTTATGTctcaagttctcttcagatggggagaagagaaAGTTTGCCGTGTATTGTGtattggggaccatagcctGGATGGGTGTACAGTGtattggggaccatagcctGGATGGCCATTAAGGTTTCCCATTATTTCGTTAATGGGTcatccggacatccactcatATTGAGTCCAtatccattaattaattaatattctaAATAGAAATCTAATaagccttattacttaatttgatcactaatcaagTAAGGCTCCAaattgataaatagctaatataattattattacgataTTTGCCCGCATAATATTATtggaatataattaaataataaaatattccaacaactATATGAAACAAAGTTAACTTAACAACCTCGATTTTGcttcattctttcaaaaaaaaatctaaatttgcTTCATAGTCACAAACATAGattttttcaatgtttttttggtATGTTTTCGATTTacattaatgatattttaaacacaaaagttacaataattcaaaaattgaaacatACAATAATAAAACTTAGGTCAATTGCCAATATACTATTCTACTCATTTGCTTGTTATTTCCAGCATTGGCAAACTTCACTTTCACACTCATTACACAATACAAGCTTCTTCTATATTGAGAATGACCCAATATTAACTTTTTCTTCAACCACTCTCGCCTTACACGAAAAGAGGCTGCAACCTATGAGCCAATATACTATTCTATTTGTTATTTCTCGTATATAATTTAATGGAAACATATGAACACttgttaaaaatttgaaaatggaaacaattgataacttttgtgtaaaaaaaattgttttttagatGTTTTAATGTgctgaatacacaattttctaAGATaacatttctattttaaatatcatatcAAGTGTCTTAAAGGCACTTGTTagtatttttctaataattataTTGATGTAGAATAAAACCATTGATTATAAGAAGATAATTATGAACATATCAAAGTGAATAGCCACCTTGTATGTTCTACGACATGTGTTGAATACTTCGGCATAAAGAACATGGGTCGAGGTTCTGATCCCGAACACcacacttattcatcttaaaagaTGAATGTTTAGAATCcatattgattaattaaatatttaattagttatccaattaaaaattgaaatagtcTTATTACTTATTCATAACCACTAATCAATTAGCTTAATACGGGATATTCTGAACGAAGCCTTCTAACTCCTCCCAAAATTTTACTTTTAGGCATTCTTCTATCCTTACCCTACGTGCATAAACTCTAACTACATTAAAGGTGTTGTTCCACTACAAACTTTAGGGCTATAGTCCGATCCTTTTAACATCCAAAATATCTTTCTTCCAATCCTTATCCACAATGATGCCTATCCATTTCCCTATCTAACTTCACTAGTGTACCAAAGCTTAAATCCTAAACTATCTAATTCTTTTGCCTTTTTCCCCACCCACTTAGTTTCTTGTAGGCACATAAAATTAATCCTCCTCCTAGTCATCCTAGTCATAGTGTCTACTACATCCATAAATTTTTCTGAAAGAGTGTCTATATTCTACGTTCCAAAACGAATTCTATTATCATGAACTAGCTTCTTTACCCGCACCCGTTCAGGAAGATGTGGGAACCCTTGTTTATTTTTCACTGCATCTAGGTGACGATGCAACGACCCTTGTTCATTTCACACCGTATTGGAGCTATACAACGGTTGCTTTCGTGCAACAACCTAGCATTCAGACTATTTCGTATTTGGTTAATGTCACAGAAATTCGACAAAGTTTTAAGTTGGTTGTCGAGGTCGATATTGTTTGtatctgttttattttcttgattgtCAATTGCAACGAGAAGTCAAATGGTACAAATAGGTCGATCGTAGAAAATAGCATCATGGGGTGGAGGAGAGATTGATTAGTGCTTTGAAGGGAATAATTTACATCTTAAAGAAGTTTTCAAGGATTGTATTCTCTCATTTGAAGATGCCAATGTGAGAGATATGAGGGTGGAGTCGAGTTCTTGAGGGATTGTGAAAGAAACATCATTAAAGAACTCATAttcaaatacaatttttattagGAAATGTGGTGGGAATGATAAGGGTGAAAATTGATTCTTGAAAACTCCAGTTTAATAGAAAGCGTTGTTGCAATGTTGTAGAGTCCGGTATGTCTTCGTAGGTAGAATTGGACAGAACATGATGTCTATCGTATCTATTTCTTTCACCTTGTAATatactatttatttcatttgaaacACGAAACCATAAGCTGAGgttatttgatgatgatgatgataaatttCAAAAGAACAACTAATTAAAAGCCGCAAACACAAATttcatttgatgatgatgataaaaataataacatgtaGTATATAAGAAACAAAGGATACACCAAACAATGGCAGATGgagaatattatttatttgacaacatttcAGCTTATCAAATTCGCAGAACACCTCTGATTTCTACCGCGCAGCAAGATAGATGTGTGTGGAAACTTGAGAAAAACAGTATCTATTCCGTTCGTAGCGCATACAGGAGCATCATGGAAAAGGATGTAAATTCTCATCAGCACGGAATTGATGGTAATTGGAAGCAAATTTGGCGCAACAAAATACTTCCACGGGATTAAGAACTTTCTTTGGCGAGTTACTCGCGAATTTCTTCCAACAAAGGGTTCGACTGCAGGCTAACGGAGTCAATTGAACCCAACAGTGTCCGTTCTATAATGACCACGAAGACAACATGCACACATTATTTCTATGTGGCAAAATCGCCCAATGTTGGCAGCTGCTGGGTCTTTGTTAAGACATAACTGTTGCGATTTTGAATCCAGGTGATATCTCCTCTATATTTTTGCAATTCTGCATCGTTTAGAGCCCTCACAACAGCCAATCTTTAGCACGCTGATGTGGATCAtttgaaaaaatagaaataatatgGAATGATACCTCAGACAAGTGTCAGGTTATCTGTGATAGAGCCACGATGTTGTTTTCAAGTTGGAAGAATGCTCAGGAGGTAAAACAAACATCAAGTGTATCTCATGCGGTCAGGCACGTTGAGAAATGGGTTAAACAATCTCAGGCAGGTACAAGTGTAATGTTGACGCTTCCTGTCTGAAGCTCTGGATAGAGTGGGCATAAGAATCTATATcagagatgaagaagaagcttTTGTGTTGGCCGGACCGAATggatattgatattgatgttgaTCTCCTCTTCTTGATATTGATGTTGGAGTGGCGCTTAAGTTGTTAAAGGCTATGGAATAGGCAAGAGAGTTACAATTGTAGAACATGTATTTCGAGGTAGACGCCAAGACAATTGTAGACAACATATATGGGAAGCAGATCGGTGTATCGGaatataatgaaataattaGTAAATGTGCTTATATGTCAAATTCATTAGGAGACAATCAAACCAAACTGCTTATGGGTTAGCTAGGGTGGCTCCTACGGAAACTAGTTTCCATGTTTATTCTCACATCCCAACATGTATTGAATCTATTTATTCTGCCACGTCATTCTTGaatctttcttgataaaatcattcttgatatgcATCAAGCctattcttgtcaaaaaaagaaacaaaggaTGGAAATGAGGTAGGTCCTCCAAAACACTTCTCGCAGTCTTGAGTCTGAGGGTGTGTCTGAGGGATGGGAGCCATGCTACCTCCCTCGTTATGAGAAAttgatttttctctcttaattttTCTCATGTCAAACacaaagttttaaaaaagaCGATTAAGATGTTTTTAACCCCACCAACAGATGAGTAAGAGCCTCGACTTAACCATTCATTTGGTGAAAATCATACCACTTCGTCTCATGTTGTTGTTCAGAGACAACACATATATAAGACGGATAATAATGAGAAAGGTATAAATTAAGCAATGtctccaaaaccaaaaccaaaagaaGTTGTGAGATTAAGGAACAAATTATTCCTAAGCTTTTTGATATGGCAATTAATACCCTCAACTATCATCTTCCTTCTCTACTTTTCCATTATCCCCAACACCTCATTTTCCTCCTTTCCCAATTCATCTTCTCCGTTTCTATCTCCTTAATCCCTCCACCTTTTGGTCCTCGTAAAATCAACCCCTCGCTCGCTTTCATTCTCTTTGTCCCCATCACCGTGTTCACCTGGTCCGTTGCGGCACTTTGTCTCTTTGGAAGAGTTGGCTTTCCATTGttggtttctttctttctgctATTTTATCGATGCTGATTCCTTACCTTTACACGCACCACATTGCAACTTGGGAGTTTGTAGCCGAGCAGATTGTGTTTTTGGTTCCTACTTTTGCTATCTTCTTCTGTTGGGAATTGACTCATACTTTACATCGGGTTTGTGTTCCTACTTACACAATGTTTAATTCTTCATTCCTATTTTTCACTCAGTTGCAATGTTGTACTTTTTATACCTGTTTTTTAGTTTGTTGTGTTTGTCATTACTCATTCATAGGTTGTATTTGTATGTTGTCATACATCAGTCATGTTGTGCTTGTTCAATCATTAATGACtgaattgtttgtttgttcatGTTCTGCAGATCATGAACAACAATTCAGCCatataatatttaggatgtgttACTTGAATTGTTGTTCTAAACGTGCATGTTACCGTGTCTGTGCATTGTATTATGCTTATGCACAAATGGCCGAAATATGTTCAACCTGGCATGGTTACACGTTTGTAacttaaaataagaaataattttgaaaCAACTGAGTTAATCTATACAATGATAATGAATCCCTTTTATATGTGTATCAGTCCTCAGAAGACAACATTCTTACATATTAACTTGAGTCTCTATATTGGTCAAATATGATACATATAGGTTTTACATACCAAGAGATTCATATTTGCTCCCCCAAAAGGATCAGCAGCCGCAGAGAAAAATCCAAGTGAGCTCCTCCTTTCAGTTCTAGAGGAGAGTAATCCAACATCTCTTCTTCGATATCATGCTTATCTTGATCTCTGTATGGTTTCCGAGAACAATGTTGACGCTTGGCGGCGTGCagcattttttgaagaaaccgGTGAGACTTACAAAAGGGTAATTGCTGTGTGCTTGAGGCCTCTGGAACAACTTGCCTCAAGATTAGGCGAGGACTTGGGGAATTCTGCCGACAAACCTACAAATCTATCAAATCAATTATCCTCCCCAACAGATGTGAAGCACATAGAAGAACTGGATAACTTCCAGGTACATGTATAACTCTATTATTCGTAGATTGTTTATTTTCTGCTaagaaatcatttattttttccgtATAACTTGAAAGCTTTAAGATTTTGGGTGGGCACACTAAATTTTTAAACTTAACTGTAACAAAATCTCTGAAACAGTGtcttgaaatttattttaaagttttttcacATGGTTGAAATTATAGGATTGGATGAATTATAAAAAGGATAACTTGATATAATACATTTAAGTAATGAGACTCTAACCAACTATGATGTTGTGCTGACATGATATACTAACCCAATACTCTTATTTATAAACTAATATGTGTTTAGTCAATGTCAAGCTTAGTATAACTTGTATAGTTAATCTATGTAACAATCCTAGACAATAATGTCTTACTATATATTGAATTTTCTGTGTTACACCCATAGAAAATGTAAAATCGCCCCTGCAATCAATCGTTGTATGGTTGATACTTGATATATCAGCATCCCTCTTCACGtgtaaataaaagtaaaactaGACAAAGATTTTGAAATGTTTACACATGCA from Medicago truncatula cultivar Jemalong A17 chromosome 8, MtrunA17r5.0-ANR, whole genome shotgun sequence includes the following:
- the LOC11428584 gene encoding uncharacterized protein gives rise to the protein MLIPYLYTHHIATWEFVAEQIVFLVPTFAIFFCWELTHTLHRVLHTKRFIFAPPKGSAAAEKNPSELLLSVLEESNPTSLLRYHAYLDLCMVSENNVDAWRRAAFFEETGETYKRVIAVCLRPLEQLASRLGEDLGNSADKPTNLSNQLSSPTDVKHIEELDNFQPYAWCSRIVASLTARSRKEDKFGVAQLSGNNAAVVSTLISCLLAVENFMGKKTNLQSPNQLGSAVKRENGPVNSKAYAIADVLKTSIYQIVSAFHDEMLSDTKSSLLEKDWIPSKKPLFGTREMLIQKLRLFLVFRAT